In the Candidatus Eisenbacteria bacterium genome, TCCCATGACTTCAATCCTCCTGGGATCCACGGAACTCGGCGAAGAGAGCACGCTCTCTTTCGGTCTCGCGGATCACGTCCTGGACGAGCTCTCGGAGCAGCGGCTCCTGCCGCCTCTCGTCCGATTCCACCAGCTCCCACGTCGATGGAGAGAGGGGTCGCGACGCGACGCCCTTGGGCCAGGAGAGCCCGGCCCGGTCTGTAAGGGAGTTGGCGACATGGACCAGCGCCGCGAGCTTCCGGTTGCGGGTCGCGGCCTCCGGTCGGTGATGGCAGGCGATCGCTTCCACGAGATCGGCGGGGAGCCCCCACCTCTCGGCAAGCCACGCGCCCACCTCGGCGTGGCTCGATCCAAACAGTCCCCGCTCCGCCTCCTCCATCGACTCGCCTTGCTCCTGGACGAGCGCGATCACCGCCTGGAGGCGCTCGGGGTCCGTCTGGCGGAGCACCACCTTGCCGATGTCGTGGAGCAGCCCGGCCGCGTACGCTTCCCCGCTCAGCCGGTAGCCGCAGCGCTCGGCAAGGGAGCGCGCGGCCACGCCGCAGGCGAGCGAGTGATTCCAGAGGCCCTCCATCCCGGCATCGCTCTCGCCTAAGGTCTGGAAGACCGAGGCGCCGAGGGCGAGGTCGCGGATGGTGTTCGGGCCGAGGACGACGACCGCCAGGTCGACCGTTCCGACCCTGCGTGGGAAACCGTAGAAATCGGAATTCGCCAAGCGGAGCGTGCGCGCGGTGAGCGACGGATCGAGCGAGAGGATCCGGGCGACCTCCTCCGAGGACGTATCCGGGCGCGCGATCGCGTCGATGAGGCGCGATGCGACCAGGGGGAGCGTCGGGAGGGCGACCATCCCTTCGGTCACTTTCCTCAGGGCCGAGGGATCGGCGGTCTTGGGCATGAGCACTAGAGAATTCGGCCCAGGCGGGCCTTCAAGGTCTTCACGGCACGGGTGTGTATCTGGGATACGCGGGATTCGGAGATGTGGAGCGCTTCGCCGATCTCCTTGAGCGTCATCTCTTCGTAGTAGTAGAGGGCGACGACAAGCCGTTGCTGCTCGGGGAGCCCGTCGATCGTTTCGAGCAGAACCTCGCGGGCCTCATCGGTCTCGATCTGATCGAGCGCGTCCCGATGAGTGGGATCGTCGACGATGTCCTCGAGCTGGATGAAGTCCTGGTCCTCGTCGCTCGACACCGACTTGGAGAGCGAGAGGAGGGCGGTCCCGTGGACCTCGTCGAGGAGCCGCGATAGCTCGGTGGGGCTCAGGTTGAGCGCGTCGGCTACTTCTTCCTCGGTCGCGGCGCGCCCTAAGCGCTGACCCAGCTCGCGGGCAACCTCCTCGACGTTCCGCGCCTTCCTGCGTATCGAGCGGGAGGCCCAGTCGAGGGAGCGAAGCTCGTCCAGGATCGCGCCCCGGATCCGCCAGATCGCGTAGGTCTCGAACTTGGTCCCCTTCGAGGCGTCGTACTTCTCGAGCGCGTCGAAGAGCCCGATGATCGCCGCCGAGATCAGATCATCCCGCTCGACGGATTTCGGTAGGTGGAGGGCCAGCCGGTCGACCACGTACTTGACCAGCGGCGCGTAGCGGCTGAGCGCGACTTCCTTCTGGCGCTCCTTGCGCCCTCTGGCGCGTGGCGCCCGGTTCGCGAGCGTGTGGAGTACGGATGAAGAAGCCATGATCGAACTCCTCCCGCTCTAGCGGTCGGCCCGGACGCGCCGGTCGCCGGGGGTGGAGCGCCCTTGCTCGTAGTAGCGGCGCAGTGCGGTTCTCATGAGAATCAGTCCGACGCCGGCGCCGATCAGAATCGCGATCACCATGGCGAGGGCGGAGCGGAGAAAAATGATCGACCAGGTGGAGCGCGTGAGGATGCCGATCACCCCGGCGATGAACCCCGCGCAGAGGGCGGTGATCGCCGTGAGCCGGATCAGGAGTCGTCGCACGGTTAGACCTCCTCCGGCACTTCGTCCCGCGTCACCAGGGCGATCGGCCCAGGCGCGGTGTTGTCGGTGCCGTTCCGGTCCGGCTGACCCAGAACGCGCCGCGCGAGCTGGTAGATGCAGCTCGCCGCCGGCGAGTAGGGATAGGTGGAGAGGAACGGTTCTTGGCGGAGGACCGACTTGGGCACGGACTCGTCCGCCAGAACGTAGCCCCAGTATTCGATATCGAGATTGAGGAACCGCTTCGCGACGCCCTTCACGCGGCGGGCCACGGCGAGCGCGGAATCTTCGGAGTCGGCCTGATTCACGAGGAGCGCCGGCGCGGCGCGAAGGGGCCGCTTTACCAAGACCTTGATCATCGCGTAGGCGTCGGAGAAGGCGGTCGGCTCGGGCGTCGTGACGACGAGGACCTGATCCGCCCCTTGAACCAGCGAGGTCGCGTGGTGGCCGATGCCCGACGGCGCGTCGATCAGGATGATGTCGGTCTCGCTCTCCAGCTCGGCCAGCGAGCGGAAGAGCACTTCCATCCGGTACTCGTCGAGATTCGCCAGCTCCTCGACGCCGCTCGATGCCGGAATGACGCGGATCCCGTCCGGCCCTTCCAGAAGGATGTCGCGCAGCGTCCGATTCCCGAGAATCACGTCCTGGAGGTCGAACTGCGGCGCGATCCCCAGGAGGAGGTCCACGTTGGCGAGGCCCAGATCGCCGTCGAGCACGAGCACCCGGACTCCCTGGCGAGAGAGGGCGATGGCGAGGTTCGTCACGATGTTGGTTTTGCCGACGCCGCCCTTCCCGCTCGTGA is a window encoding:
- a CDS encoding MinD/ParA family protein → MRFAQAVSSAAKDRQLKRNRTEELQMSDIEGKVKSSAANGRSRGRTSKRPRVQRNGKPALAPPPSRPRRRVIAVTSGKGGVGKTNIVTNLAIALSRQGVRVLVLDGDLGLANVDLLLGIAPQFDLQDVILGNRTLRDILLEGPDGIRVIPASSGVEELANLDEYRMEVLFRSLAELESETDIILIDAPSGIGHHATSLVQGADQVLVVTTPEPTAFSDAYAMIKVLVKRPLRAAPALLVNQADSEDSALAVARRVKGVAKRFLNLDIEYWGYVLADESVPKSVLRQEPFLSTYPYSPAASCIYQLARRVLGQPDRNGTDNTAPGPIALVTRDEVPEEV
- a CDS encoding HDOD domain-containing protein → MPKTADPSALRKVTEGMVALPTLPLVASRLIDAIARPDTSSEEVARILSLDPSLTARTLRLANSDFYGFPRRVGTVDLAVVVLGPNTIRDLALGASVFQTLGESDAGMEGLWNHSLACGVAARSLAERCGYRLSGEAYAAGLLHDIGKVVLRQTDPERLQAVIALVQEQGESMEEAERGLFGSSHAEVGAWLAERWGLPADLVEAIACHHRPEAATRNRKLAALVHVANSLTDRAGLSWPKGVASRPLSPSTWELVESDERRQEPLLRELVQDVIRETERERALFAEFRGSQED
- a CDS encoding FliA/WhiG family RNA polymerase sigma factor; translation: MASSSVLHTLANRAPRARGRKERQKEVALSRYAPLVKYVVDRLALHLPKSVERDDLISAAIIGLFDALEKYDASKGTKFETYAIWRIRGAILDELRSLDWASRSIRRKARNVEEVARELGQRLGRAATEEEVADALNLSPTELSRLLDEVHGTALLSLSKSVSSDEDQDFIQLEDIVDDPTHRDALDQIETDEAREVLLETIDGLPEQQRLVVALYYYEEMTLKEIGEALHISESRVSQIHTRAVKTLKARLGRIL